One window of the Amycolatopsis mediterranei genome contains the following:
- a CDS encoding BTAD domain-containing putative transcriptional regulator, producing MQFAILGPVEAHRPDGTPVALGGPQLRGLLALLALDAGRVVSAERLIDGLHGEHPPEGAAEALQSQVSRLRRRLRDAGAPDGLVEFTPAGYRLAVDPADVDVHRFERLTAQARETPDPAAKLALFTEALALWRGAALDGLADPPRAARLAELRLAATEDRVEAGLALGHHDRLVAELRELTGEHPLRERLTAQLVRALHGSGRSAEALAVFARMRERLADELGADPSLELADAHTAVLRAAAPAPARRVPVPLTGFVGRAELDRLTAALRDARLVTLTGPGGAGKTRLAVEAAARAAGEVCFVELATTTDVPRTVLTALGLREQGVLTPGAAADPADRLVAGLADRPLLLVLDNCEHVVAEAARLVRRLLGECAGLRVLATSREALALTGETLVPVGTLPADAAARLFTERAAAVAPGAAPDPGAVTRICAALDGLPLAIELAAARLRSLPVDDVAARLGDRFGLLSRGDRTAEPRHRTLRGVVEWSWDLLDPAERLLAGRFAVFAGGARPVAVERVCAVPDADAVLTGLVEKSFVEFAGGRYRMLETIRAFCAEQGDDRHAAHAQYFLDFAVAHEPDLRGADQLTALAELTAEHADLHAALRWSAASEPETALRLIAALSWYWWLRGLRSEVPPIADAVLAAIGPEPPPGLAEEYVVCAIQASDTDVAIEPVLRRLDGPLEYPYLFLLWAFSPRTKAEDGARLAALIGPDAWSRAFARIGDGLGAQYRGRIAEAETHFSAALDAFRTLGDRWGEASALEKLAEFADWRGDHARFRELMDESVRLAGELGAAEDAADLLCRRADGVLRQGDTEAAKADYRAAAEQARAAGTPVTLARARGGLGEIARRAGDLAAARRWYTSALALAADPVTGGETRIRVHTGFGWTAAAEGHLEEATELHQEALSTALEHANLPGAAQAIEGLAGVLAGREEDERAAFLLGVAVGLRGAPVSGDADVASVTDRVRARLGASAYAEAFDRGRELPPEQAVEEAGQRRFALGS from the coding sequence GTGCAGTTCGCCATCCTCGGGCCGGTCGAAGCCCACCGTCCCGACGGGACCCCGGTTGCCTTGGGCGGCCCGCAGCTGCGGGGGCTGCTGGCCCTCCTCGCTCTCGATGCCGGGCGGGTGGTCAGCGCCGAACGGCTCATCGACGGCCTGCACGGCGAGCACCCGCCCGAGGGCGCGGCCGAAGCGCTCCAGTCCCAGGTTTCGCGGCTGCGACGCCGGTTGCGGGACGCCGGCGCGCCCGACGGTCTCGTCGAATTCACCCCCGCCGGGTACCGGCTGGCCGTCGACCCCGCCGACGTCGACGTCCACCGGTTCGAGCGGCTCACCGCACAAGCGCGGGAAACCCCCGATCCCGCCGCGAAACTGGCGCTGTTCACCGAAGCGCTCGCGTTGTGGCGCGGCGCCGCGCTCGACGGGCTCGCCGACCCGCCGCGCGCGGCCCGCCTGGCGGAACTGCGGCTGGCCGCGACCGAGGACCGCGTCGAAGCCGGGCTGGCGCTCGGCCACCACGATCGGCTGGTCGCCGAGCTGCGGGAGCTGACCGGCGAGCACCCGCTGCGCGAACGCCTCACCGCCCAGCTCGTGCGCGCGCTGCACGGCAGCGGCCGGTCCGCCGAAGCACTGGCGGTGTTCGCGCGGATGCGGGAGCGCCTCGCCGACGAACTCGGCGCCGACCCGTCGCTCGAACTCGCGGACGCGCACACCGCCGTCCTGCGGGCCGCCGCGCCCGCCCCGGCCCGCCGGGTGCCGGTGCCGCTCACCGGGTTCGTCGGCCGCGCCGAGCTCGACCGGCTCACCGCGGCCCTGCGCGACGCCCGGCTCGTCACGCTCACCGGACCGGGCGGCGCGGGCAAGACCCGGCTCGCCGTCGAAGCCGCGGCGCGGGCGGCGGGCGAGGTGTGTTTCGTCGAACTCGCGACGACCACCGACGTCCCGCGCACCGTCCTGACCGCGCTGGGCCTGCGCGAACAGGGCGTGCTGACGCCCGGCGCGGCCGCGGACCCGGCCGACCGCCTGGTGGCCGGGCTCGCCGACCGGCCGCTGCTGCTGGTCCTCGACAACTGCGAACACGTCGTCGCCGAGGCCGCGCGGCTGGTGCGGCGCCTGCTGGGCGAGTGCGCCGGCCTGCGCGTGCTGGCCACCAGCCGGGAAGCACTGGCCCTGACCGGCGAGACGCTGGTGCCGGTCGGCACGTTGCCCGCCGACGCCGCGGCCCGGCTGTTCACCGAACGGGCCGCGGCGGTCGCTCCCGGCGCGGCACCCGACCCGGGCGCGGTCACCCGCATCTGTGCCGCCCTCGACGGCCTCCCGCTGGCCATCGAGCTCGCGGCCGCCCGGCTGCGGTCGCTGCCGGTGGACGACGTCGCCGCGCGGCTCGGCGACCGGTTCGGGCTCCTGTCGCGCGGCGACCGGACGGCCGAGCCGCGGCACCGGACCCTGCGCGGTGTCGTGGAGTGGAGCTGGGACCTGCTCGACCCGGCGGAGCGGCTGCTGGCCGGCCGGTTCGCGGTGTTCGCCGGCGGCGCCCGGCCGGTCGCCGTCGAGCGCGTCTGCGCCGTCCCCGACGCCGACGCGGTGCTGACCGGCCTGGTCGAGAAGTCGTTCGTCGAGTTCGCCGGCGGCCGGTACCGGATGCTGGAGACCATCCGCGCGTTCTGCGCCGAGCAGGGCGACGACCGGCACGCGGCGCACGCGCAGTACTTCCTGGACTTCGCGGTGGCCCACGAGCCGGACCTGCGCGGCGCGGACCAGCTGACGGCCCTGGCCGAGCTGACCGCCGAACACGCCGACCTGCACGCGGCCCTGCGCTGGAGCGCCGCCTCGGAACCCGAAACCGCGTTGCGGCTCATCGCGGCGCTGTCCTGGTACTGGTGGCTGCGCGGCCTGCGGAGCGAGGTGCCGCCGATCGCGGACGCCGTGCTCGCCGCGATCGGTCCCGAACCGCCGCCGGGACTGGCCGAGGAATACGTCGTCTGCGCGATCCAGGCGTCGGACACCGACGTCGCGATCGAGCCGGTCCTGCGGCGGCTCGACGGGCCGCTCGAGTACCCGTACCTCTTCCTGCTGTGGGCGTTTTCCCCGCGCACCAAGGCCGAGGACGGCGCCCGGCTGGCCGCGCTGATCGGCCCGGACGCGTGGTCACGGGCCTTCGCGCGGATCGGCGACGGCCTCGGCGCGCAGTACCGCGGCCGGATCGCCGAAGCCGAAACGCACTTTTCGGCCGCACTGGACGCCTTCCGCACCTTGGGCGACCGCTGGGGCGAGGCGAGCGCGCTGGAGAAGCTCGCGGAGTTCGCCGACTGGCGCGGCGACCACGCGCGGTTCCGCGAGCTGATGGACGAGTCCGTTCGGCTGGCCGGCGAACTCGGCGCGGCCGAAGACGCCGCCGACCTGCTGTGCCGCCGCGCCGACGGCGTCCTGCGACAGGGGGACACCGAAGCCGCGAAGGCCGACTACCGCGCCGCCGCCGAGCAAGCGCGTGCCGCGGGCACTCCGGTGACACTCGCCCGGGCCCGCGGCGGTCTGGGGGAGATCGCGCGGCGGGCGGGCGACCTGGCCGCGGCCCGGCGCTGGTACACCTCGGCGCTCGCCCTGGCCGCCGATCCGGTGACCGGTGGCGAGACGCGGATCCGCGTCCACACCGGCTTCGGCTGGACGGCGGCCGCCGAAGGCCACCTCGAGGAGGCGACCGAGCTGCACCAGGAAGCCCTGTCCACGGCGCTGGAACACGCGAACCTGCCCGGCGCGGCCCAGGCGATCGAAGGGCTGGCCGGCGTCCTCGCCGGGCGCGAGGAGGACGAGCGGGCCGCGTTCCTGCTCGGCGTGGCGGTCGGGCTGCGCGGCGCGCCGGTCAGCGGGGACGCCGACGTCGCGTCGGTGACGGACCGCGTCCGGGCGCGCCTCGGCGCTTCGGCTTACGCCGAGGCGTTCGACCGCGGCCGGGAACTGCCGCCCGAGCAGGCGGTCGAGGAGGCCGGTCAGCGGCGGTTCGCGCTCGGTTCGTGA
- a CDS encoding epoxide hydrolase family protein, whose protein sequence is MLPMTNEIRPFRIDIPQAELDDLHGRLTDARFAEPVPGDEPDWSRGIPTSRVRELAGYWSDGYDWRAQEAALNAFPQFTTEVDGQTIHFLHVRSDRADAVPLLLTHGYPSSIAEFLDVIGPLTEPGPDAFHVVVPSVPGFGFSTPLSGRGWELARTTDAFAELMTRLGYRRFAAQGGDLGAGVTGRLAALYPDRVIGTHVNSDRGTIALAGEQLPLPENLSETEQSELDAAREAWRAGRGYLDLQSHKPETIAAALTDSPVGQLAWIAEKFEAWTGGNGIDRDRLLTNVSLYWFTRSGASAARFLYEAAHSGHGWLAPSDVPAGWAVFNSSPVVRRIMDPEEKIAHWSDFASGGHFAAMEEPELLVADIRTFFRGLRS, encoded by the coding sequence GTGCTTCCCATGACGAACGAAATCCGCCCCTTCCGCATCGACATCCCGCAGGCCGAGCTGGACGACCTGCACGGGCGTCTCACCGACGCCCGGTTCGCCGAGCCCGTGCCCGGCGACGAGCCGGACTGGTCCCGCGGCATCCCCACCTCCCGGGTCCGGGAGCTGGCCGGGTACTGGAGCGACGGCTACGACTGGCGCGCCCAGGAAGCGGCGTTGAACGCGTTCCCGCAGTTCACCACCGAGGTCGACGGCCAGACCATCCACTTCCTGCACGTCCGCTCGGACCGGGCGGACGCGGTCCCGCTGCTGCTCACCCACGGCTACCCGAGCTCGATCGCGGAATTCCTCGACGTCATCGGCCCGCTGACCGAGCCGGGGCCGGACGCGTTCCACGTCGTCGTCCCGTCGGTGCCCGGGTTCGGGTTCTCGACGCCGTTGAGCGGCCGCGGCTGGGAGCTGGCCCGCACGACCGACGCGTTCGCCGAGCTGATGACCCGGCTCGGCTACCGCCGGTTCGCCGCGCAGGGCGGCGACCTCGGCGCGGGCGTCACCGGCCGGCTCGCCGCGCTGTACCCGGACCGCGTCATCGGCACCCACGTCAACAGCGACCGCGGCACGATCGCGCTGGCCGGCGAGCAGCTGCCGTTGCCGGAGAACCTGTCGGAGACCGAACAGTCCGAATTGGACGCCGCCCGCGAAGCCTGGCGGGCCGGCCGCGGCTACCTCGACCTCCAGTCGCACAAGCCCGAGACGATCGCGGCCGCGCTCACCGACTCCCCGGTCGGGCAGCTGGCCTGGATCGCGGAGAAGTTCGAGGCGTGGACCGGCGGGAACGGCATCGATCGCGACCGGCTGCTGACCAACGTCAGTCTCTATTGGTTCACCCGCAGCGGCGCGAGCGCGGCCCGGTTCCTGTACGAGGCGGCCCACTCGGGACACGGCTGGCTGGCGCCGTCGGACGTCCCGGCGGGCTGGGCGGTGTTCAACAGCTCGCCGGTGGTCCGGCGGATCATGGATCCCGAGGAGAAGATCGCGCACTGGTCGGACTTCGCTTCCGGCGGCCACTTCGCGGCGATGGAGGAGCCCGAGCTGCTCGTGGCCGACATCCGCACGTTCTTCCGCGGGCTGCGGTCGTGA
- a CDS encoding DNA glycosylase AlkZ-like family protein, producing the protein MNVRALNRALLARQHLLERTSQPVATMLGNLVGMQAQAPLAPYVGLWTRISGFRPEELAALITGRAAVRGSLMRGTVHLVLAEDARILRPLIQPVVASGYTGHFGRRIGDADLGAVAAAGRAWLEERPRTRRQLRELLTERWPDHDAEALSYAVGYFVPTAQLPPRGVWGSTGPAVLTTLDGWTPPAPARFLPEYDNVLLSHADRTRVLPPGRRVPLPPGNGASRGTLLVDGFYRADWRLHGTSLEITPLDRLTAGERAEIEEEAARLLEFLGAGERSVRITGD; encoded by the coding sequence GTGAACGTCCGGGCGCTCAACCGGGCGCTGCTCGCGCGGCAGCACCTCCTCGAGCGGACGTCGCAGCCGGTCGCCACGATGCTCGGGAACCTCGTCGGGATGCAGGCACAGGCCCCGCTCGCGCCGTACGTCGGGCTGTGGACGCGGATCTCGGGCTTCCGGCCGGAGGAACTGGCCGCGCTGATCACCGGGCGGGCCGCCGTGCGCGGGTCGCTGATGCGGGGGACGGTCCACCTCGTCCTCGCCGAGGACGCGCGGATCCTGCGGCCGCTGATCCAGCCCGTCGTGGCGAGCGGCTACACCGGCCACTTCGGCCGCCGCATCGGCGACGCCGACCTCGGCGCGGTGGCGGCCGCCGGGCGGGCGTGGCTCGAGGAACGGCCGCGCACCCGGCGGCAGCTGCGGGAGCTCCTCACCGAACGCTGGCCGGACCACGATGCCGAAGCGCTCTCGTACGCGGTCGGCTACTTCGTCCCGACGGCCCAGCTCCCGCCCCGCGGCGTCTGGGGCTCGACCGGCCCGGCCGTGCTCACCACCCTGGACGGCTGGACCCCCCCGGCGCCGGCGCGGTTCCTGCCGGAGTACGACAACGTCCTGCTGTCGCACGCGGACCGGACCCGGGTGCTCCCGCCCGGCCGGCGGGTCCCGCTGCCGCCCGGCAACGGCGCTTCGCGGGGAACGCTGCTGGTGGACGGCTTCTATCGCGCGGACTGGCGGCTGCACGGAACGAGCCTGGAGATCACGCCGCTCGACCGGCTCACGGCGGGGGAGCGGGCGGAGATCGAGGAGGAGGCCGCGCGGCTGCTGGAGTTCCTCGGCGCGGGGGAGCGGTCGGTCCGGATCACCGGAGACTGA